The Nitrospiria bacterium sequence GGCGGCCAGCTCCCGGACCATCTCGCCCAACGAGGCGTTCTTGCCGCCGACCCTCGGGATGTCGTCGATGCCGATCGCTTCGAACCACAGAATCGGAGAAGGCTGCTGCGTCGTTTTTGTCATGACCGTGCTCCCGACCGGATGCCCGTTACTTGTTGGGTTTCTTCCTGGCTTGGTTCGCCACCGCCTCGGCCGCCCGCTTCGCTTGTTCAGGGTCGCCCAGATAGAAACTTCGAATCGGCTTCAGATCGTCCTCGAGCTCATAGACGAGAGGAAGGCCGGTGGGGATGTTGAGATCGACGATCGCCTCGTCCGACACCCGGTCCAGATGCTTGACCAAGGCCCGCAGACTGTTCCCGTGGGCCGCGATCAAAACCCGCCGGCCGGCCCGGATCGCGGGGGCGATCGTCTCGTTCCAATAGGGGAGAAAGCGCGCGACCGTGTCCTTCAGGCTCTCGGTCAACGGCAGCTCCTCCGGCCGAAGGCCGGCGTAACGGGAATCGCGCCCCGGGAAGCGCTCGTCGTCCGGGGCGAGCGCCGGCGGACGGACGTCGTAGCCGCGACGCCATCGCAGGACCTGCTCCTCGCCGTGAAGCCGGGTCGTTTCGGACTTGTCGAGCCCCTGCAATGCGCCGTAGTGCCGTTCATTCAAGCGCCAGCTGCGATGGACCGGGATCCACATGAGGTCCATTTCTTCCAGGACGATCCAGAGCGTCTTGATGGCGCGCTTGAGCACCGACGTGTAGGCCACGTCAAACGTGTATTGCTCCCGCATCAGGAGCCGAGCGGCGGCGAGAGCCT is a genomic window containing:
- the gpmA gene encoding 2,3-diphosphoglycerate-dependent phosphoglycerate mutase, yielding MKKLVLVRHGESVWNKENRFTGWIDVGLSEKGIGEALAAARLLMREQYTFDVAYTSVLKRAIKTLWIVLEEMDLMWIPVHRSWRLNERHYGALQGLDKSETTRLHGEEQVLRWRRGYDVRPPALAPDDERFPGRDSRYAGLRPEELPLTESLKDTVARFLPYWNETIAPAIRAGRRVLIAAHGNSLRALVKHLDRVSDEAIVDLNIPTGLPLVYELEDDLKPIRSFYLGDPEQAKRAAEAVANQARKKPNK